From the genome of Astyanax mexicanus isolate ESR-SI-001 chromosome 3, AstMex3_surface, whole genome shotgun sequence:
TAAATACTTGTACTTTTGATAAAGTATCTATATCTATAGCAAGTTTAGTTTAATCTGTCACTTCAAAGCTATGCAACATTCAGAATTGATGTTGCTGAAAGAGATGTTCATAGTTTCTAATGGGATGTTTctttatgtacagtaccagtcaaacgttctATTTATCCAACTGTTTTAatgagttctagaggtgctgatcTTTTGTTAACTGCTTTTCTTTCACTCCAATACGTCTCAAACCACCTTTGTTTAAGTGTATTGaactgtaggtattacattttctacaaaatTACAATTCTACAAATGTGAGAAATGTCCAGTTTAAATCTTATCAATGAAATTATTCTAAATTCATAATCCTGAATTCAACACttttcaacatttaacattttgcTTTACTACAGAAAAAACCAAGACTCATCGATTTGAGTGTGaagtttattattaatacattaaagtTACTTCATGGAATGATACAGTACAGTGTAGAGCAACAAGCATTTGTGTCCAGAATGAACTTTGTAAACATGTGACAATCTTTAGAGTTCATTTCATGTAAAAACTGAGACTCTTTACTGACGCATGTTAGCAAAAGACTCCCAGAGGGTGGTCAGCTGGGTCTTCAGGTCCTCAGCATAGGGGTCCAACTGCTTCTTCATCTCCTGGGCGTTCTGGGTCATCCTCTCCTGGAAGTTCTCAGCCATTGGGATCATGGTCTTCTGGAACTCCTGCATGTGCTGTTCCATTTTCTgcttcagctcctcagcctgGGGTCCGAGCTGGGCCTGCATCTCCATCATGGTCTTCTCCATACTGGCCTTCATCTCCTCGCTCTTCTGCAGCAGAGTGGCTTTCAGAGTCTCGGCGTCCATGTCTGCGTAGAGGGCCACTTCCTTCTTCAGCTGCTCCACCTGCTGCTGGACATTTGACATCACTTCCTGGACGTAGGGCTCCAGCTGGGACTTCACGGTGCTCATGTCCTGCTGCAGACGGACCTTCAGCTGCTCGGACTCCTGGAAAATCCTGGTCATCACCTCCTGAGTCATAGGTGTCATCTGACCACGAAGAACCACAGCATACTGACCGATGGCATCGGCACTCTTGGAGATCTTGGCActgacaaaaaaagaataaaactctTTATAATGTCTTTTGGacaatttaatgcaattttttattCACTGAATATATCTGAAATACAATTTCCAAAGAGCTTATTTTAAAGCGTAGCAGAAATGTCAGAAGTCAGGGGAAAGCAGTATCTAAATTGATCATCAAGTATAATCTTAGCGGCAGCTTGGGAGTGCTTacgcctgtataagttgtgaggtgctgtcttgtcagtgaggttaaacactggccggCATGCTCATGGCAGAGCAACATGAATTACTTTGGTTAAACAGTTCTAGTAGAAAGATCCCTTGAGTTTTATCTGAATTGGCACTTGTAATTATCACACTTTAATTATAGGGTAAGTTTAACTACAGGTTAAATTTAGATTTAACAATTCCCATTGTCCAGAGCAGATCAACAGATGAACTCAAAATTAATTAATCAGGCAGAAATTAGTTAATCATGCCATTTGATAGTTGACTTGAGTACTGTTTTACACTCACTTGACTTCCTGTCCCATTTCAGACTCTCTGATCTTCTGCAGAATG
Proteins encoded in this window:
- the LOC103038834 gene encoding apolipoprotein A-I, which encodes MKVLVVLAVVAFAGCNANMMWQDQAQPSMEMVKNAFWDYVAKATQTTEDILQKIRESEMGQEVNAKISKSADAIGQYAVVLRGQMTPMTQEVMTRIFQESEQLKVRLQQDMSTVKSQLEPYVQEVMSNVQQQVEQLKKEVALYADMDAETLKATLLQKSEEMKASMEKTMMEMQAQLGPQAEELKQKMEQHMQEFQKTMIPMAENFQERMTQNAQEMKKQLDPYAEDLKTQLTTLWESFANMRQ